Below is a window of Mucilaginibacter terrenus DNA.
CAGCGTCATTTTTAGGTTTCTTGAAGATTGGTGAAACGGCGGTATCAGCGTTTCCTTTTAATTCAACACCCTCACCGTCTAACTCATAAGCTAAATTATCTATGGGCAACCCATCCCTTTTGTAATAGGTAGCAAAGCATTCCAGGTATAACTGGTGCCAAAGTTTATTAAGGCTAAATGGTATTGGAGAATCAACATTAAGGGTATCAGGATCAACCCCTTTTTTGGGATATAACCTGATGCTTTCTAATTTCGCAAGGGAAATCCTTTCCAACATAATATTTTCGTCTTTCTCGTTATTAAACTTACCTAAACTAATGTTACAAAGTTCTTCAAAGTTTAATGCCCAGAACGGAATAAACAAATCCTTTTCTATACTTCCTTCAGTTTTGTCAGCGTTGACTTTAAATATATTTGCCCGGTCTTTTAGTGCTTGTGCATACTCACCATGAATATCAAATACGATAATCCTTGCTGATGGGTAACGCGTCGGATCTGAAATAGCATTCAATATACTGGCCACAGTTGTTGATTTTCCAGACCCGGTTGTTCCGACAATCGCAGAATGCCTAGTAATTAGTTTGTTAATGTCTATTAGGGCAGGAATGGATTCAGCTCCCGAAATATGCCCAACTTTAACAAAATAAGGCTTGTCGGGCTGGCCGTATATTCTTTTTAGGTCTGATTCTGAAACAAGGTGTACTTCGTCACTTATAGTAGGGTATTGCGATATTCCACGTTGAAAAGATCCATTTCGTTGCCCCTCCCCAATAAGTTGAATTTTTATCCACCTGTTACCATATGGCTGCGAGGCGATTTGGTTATCAGGAACGGCACTTGCTCCGACCTGCGTAACAATGCCAAATAAATCAATATATCCTATGGGTATTTTTACAAAGCTGCCGATTTGACCTATTCTATAGCCTTCACCATCTACATAGGTTAGCCCAGATGGAGCTCCATTGCCCAAGGTGACACTAACTGATGTTCCGTTTACGTCTTGTATGGTGCCTAAATATGTTGATTTAGTTGCCATTTTCTTCGACTTTAAACTGCTCTTTGCCAATTAACTCCTGTAGAAAATCACCCAACAGCGAAAAATCCCCTAAATGAAATTCATATCGTGTTGTTGTGGCCTCTGTTTCTTTTCCCTCTGCATCCTTAACTTTTTCTACAATACATTTAACAGCGTTCGCAATGTTTTCATCTGCATCATATTCTGTTTTTGATGGTCGCCATTTGGCCCTTAAACCACCAATTACCGCTTCATCATAAGTCCATATACTTAGGTTTGATCTATTTTCAGCAAGTTTTAAAGCCTGTTCATACCTAACAAAAGTCTTTTCGGTTTTAACATCGCCCTCCGTTTTTTCCTCCTTGTAAGTTAGTGTCCCGAATAATAAGCCAATTACCATAGCGGTTGGATTTGCCTTCAAGGCATTAAGTATGGTATCATTCAGGTGTTCATCACTAAAAGAATACCCGGACAGGATAAGAACCGCCGAGTTTTGTCGAAGAAATTTATTTAGACGATCAATCAATGCCAAATAGGGCATCTTTCTACTTTGATCATATTTTAAATGAGATGGTTGAATAATACACGGGTCACTTTCTTCTAAACTAGTTGAGCGATAGACATCCTTTTTATTTTTCTGGTACCAATTTATAGAGCCATGTATTTTCCACAATCTTGACCAGTGCCTTGGAATTAAACAATCTTCAACGGCTCTTAAATCGAAGAATGGTTGTTTGGAGCCGACAAAACCATCAAAGTAAGGGACCCCGATATATTCAAAGGCTTCTTCGACCAATAGATCATAATTGGTTGTGAAAACTTCTATAGGGCAATCTCGTTCTATATTATGCACCCACTTAGCAAGTTTATGATATGGGGTTTTGTTATCCGGCAAAGAAACTTTTAATTTTTCTGCAATCTTGCCGCATACGCTTGTTTCGAGATCTGATAGTTCGGAATCGGTGAATCCTCTAACATCTGTAGCTCCAACCGAAATTTGTTTCATTCCACGTATGAAACTTAGAATGTCTTCAATATTGGCATTTGTTTTGCCTGTCTTTTTAATCTCTTCTATTAATAATGTATAGG
It encodes the following:
- a CDS encoding SIR2 family protein is translated as MSFHDPIRQSKYLRQTLSQDKKPVGFFISAGCPLAVTMPEGKWPLIPDVAGLTRYVSDTLLEEKDVKDGKLRSIGASYTLLIEEIKKTGKTNANIEDILSFIRGMKQISVGATDVRGFTDSELSDLETSVCGKIAEKLKVSLPDNKTPYHKLAKWVHNIERDCPIEVFTTNYDLLVEEAFEYIGVPYFDGFVGSKQPFFDLRAVEDCLIPRHWSRLWKIHGSINWYQKNKKDVYRSTSLEESDPCIIQPSHLKYDQSRKMPYLALIDRLNKFLRQNSAVLILSGYSFSDEHLNDTILNALKANPTAMVIGLLFGTLTYKEEKTEGDVKTEKTFVRYEQALKLAENRSNLSIWTYDEAVIGGLRAKWRPSKTEYDADENIANAVKCIVEKVKDAEGKETEATTTRYEFHLGDFSLLGDFLQELIGKEQFKVEENGN
- a CDS encoding ATP-binding protein — translated: MATKSTYLGTIQDVNGTSVSVTLGNGAPSGLTYVDGEGYRIGQIGSFVKIPIGYIDLFGIVTQVGASAVPDNQIASQPYGNRWIKIQLIGEGQRNGSFQRGISQYPTISDEVHLVSESDLKRIYGQPDKPYFVKVGHISGAESIPALIDINKLITRHSAIVGTTGSGKSTTVASILNAISDPTRYPSARIIVFDIHGEYAQALKDRANIFKVNADKTEGSIEKDLFIPFWALNFEELCNISLGKFNNEKDENIMLERISLAKLESIRLYPKKGVDPDTLNVDSPIPFSLNKLWHQLYLECFATYYKRDGLPIDNLAYELDGEGVELKGNADTAVSPIFKKPKNDAGDPEKINYLPGSLNVGQQVLSLGAKLRIPRFDFLFKPGDWTPDVDGKTEKDLDSLLKEWIGSDKPITIMDLSGVPITILNTIIGVLLRIIYDGLFWARNLSQGGRNRPLLLLMEEAHNYLNNEGSALTIVQKIVKEGRKYGIGAMIVSQRPSEVNSTILSQCGTFFALRLANATDRGHITSAVTDNLEGLTSMLPILRTGEAIILGEAVKLPMRTLIEAPPKDRRPDSQDPIIYDEHDEEFSTQPGGWGIKMEENPNYEELLEAWRSQSPFIKRIIK